A window of the Ipomoea triloba cultivar NCNSP0323 chromosome 14, ASM357664v1 genome harbors these coding sequences:
- the LOC116004806 gene encoding uncharacterized protein LOC116004806, with product MVCCCCPCAVLAFYRVPVGLCQKAWRRRKQKRLLVKRRKMEEGGAATVPATIGSPTQPQPPPAPIGEPEGSRRPKTSNSIDFDREMWRRFNSHGFWRSALERSDSFIAPVVWVWDYWFGLGYFG from the coding sequence ATGGTGTGTTGTTGTTGTCCCTGCGCGGTGCTCGCATTCTACCGGGTCCCGGTAGGGCTGTGCCAGAAAGCGTGGCGGAGGAGAAAGCAGAAACGGCTGCTTGTGAAGAGGAGGAAGATGGAGGAGGGCGGCGCGGCCACAGTTCCGGCGACGATAGGGTCTCCGACGCAGCCGCAGCCGCCTCCTGCGCCGATCGGAGAGCCTGAGGGGTCCCGCAGACCTAAAACCTCGAACTCCATTGATTTCGACCGAGAAATGTGGAGGCGGTTCAACAGCCACGGGTTCTGGCGGAGCGCGTTGGAGAGAAGCGATAGTTTCATCGCCCCCGTGGTTTGGGTTTGGGATTATTGGTTTGGGTTGGGTTATTTTGGATAg
- the LOC116004807 gene encoding probable metal-nicotianamine transporter YSL7: MVTSLVLSVVFNFIVCKLSLTTGVIPSLNVAAGLLAFSMIKFWTTALHRMGFIVQPFTRQENTVVQTCVVASSGIAFSSGTASYMLGMIPRVADQASIGNTPNNVKELSIGWMMAFLFIVSFVGLFSIVLFRRMMVLKFKLTYPSGTATAYLINSFHTPKGARLAKKQVAVLFKTFSFSFVFAAFQWFFAGGDDCGFASFPTFGLQAYDQRFYFDFSSTYVGVGMLCPAMVNISLLFGAVISWGIMWPLIEAKKGIWYSADIPASSLHGIQGYRVFLAIAMILGDGLFHFVFMIITTTMSFMKRSSSESRSGEGEDYDESIRTEYFEKDSIPKWVGVGGYAALAIVSIIVVPLIFHPLKWYHILVAYAIAPVLAFCNAYGCGLTDWSLASNYGKVAILVFSSWVGLNNGGVLAGLASCGVMMSIVSTASDLMQDFKTGYLTLASPRAMFFSQVIGTAMGCVMTPLVFWIFYKAYPLGDPNGSYPAPYALMYRGIALLGVEGFGSLPKHCLALAIGFFLAAMVIDVLIELLRKYETNYRIYRFIPNPMCMAIPFYLGGYFAIDMCVGSLILFLWRRANKQKAKDFAPAVASGLVCGESLWGIPAAILALAGAKAPLCMKFVKS, translated from the exons ATGGTGACTAGCCTCGTGCTGAGTGTGGTGTTCAACTTCATCGTCTGCAAGCTCAGTCTCACCACCGGCGTGATTCCTTCGCTCAACGTCGCCGCCGGACTGCTCGCGTTCAGTATGATCAAGTTCTGGACCACCGCTCTCCACCGGATGGGGTTCATCGTGCAGCCGTTCACCCGGCAGGAGAACACTGTTGTTCAGACCTGCGTCGTTGCTTCCTCCGGCATCGCCTTTAGCa GTGGAACAGCAAGTTACATGTTGGGCATGATCCCTAGAGTTGCAGACCAAGCTTCAATAGGGAATACTCCAAATAATGTCAAGGAACTTTCTATTGGGTGGATGATGGCATTCCTTTTCATTGTGAGCTTTGTTGGTCTTTTTTCAATCGTGCTGTTCAGAAGG AtgatggttttgaagttcaAGCTCACATATCCTAGTGGAACAGCAACAGCTTACCTTATCAACAGTTTCCACACACCAAAAGGAGCCAGGCTAGCCAA GAAACAAGTGGCAGTGCTCTTCAAAACCTTTTCATTTAGCTTCGTATTCGCAGCCTTCCAGTGGTTCTTCGCAGGTGGTGATGATTGTGGCTTTGCCAGCTTCCCCACATTTGGCTTGCAAGCCTATGATCAAAG GTTCTACTTCGATTTCTCGTCAACATATGTTGGTGTTGGCATGCTTTGCCCTGCTATGGTTAATATCTCCTTGCTTTTTGGAGCCGTAATTTCATGGGGAATCATGTGGCCCTTGATTGAAGCCAAGAAGGGCATATGGTATTCTGCTGACATTCCAGCATCCAGTCTTCATGGCATTCAAGGATACAGG GTGTTTCTTGCCATTGCCATGATTCTTGGAGATGGGCTCTTCCACTTCGTGTTTATGATCATAACAACGACTATGAGTTTCATGAAGCGTAGCTCATCAGAGTCAAGAAGTGGTGAGGGAGAAGACTACGATGAAAGTATAAGGACTGAATACTTCGAAAAAGACTCTATCCCGAAATGGGTTGGAGTAGGCGGATACGCTGCACTTGCAATCGTCTCTATAATCGTGGTGCCATTAATCTTCCATCCACTAAAATGGTACCACATTCTAGTGGCCTACGCCATAGCACCCGTCCTAGCTTTCTGCAACGCCTATGGCTGCGGCCTCACGGACTGGTCCCTCGCGTCCAACTACGGCAAAGTCGCGATCTTAGTTTTCAGCTCCTGGGTCGGCCTCAACAACGGCGGAGTCCTGGCCGGCCTAGCGTCCTGCGGGGTAATGATGAGCATAGTGTCCACGGCCTCCGACCTGATGCAGGATTTCAAGACGGGCTACCTCACCCTCGCCTCGCCGCGCGCGATGTTCTTCAGCCAGGTCATCGGGACCGCGATGGGGTGCGTGATGACCCCGCTGGTGTTCTGGATTTTCTACAAGGCCTACCCGCTCGGCGACCCCAACGGGTCCTACCCGGCCCCCTACGCCCTCATGTACCGCGGCATCGCCCTGCTGGGCGTGGAGGGGTTCGGCTCCCTCCCCAAGCACTGCCTCGCGCTCGCCATCGGGTTCTTCCTCGCGGCCATGGTCATCGACGTTTTGATAGAACTTCTAAGGAAGTACGAAACCAATTACAGAATATATCGCTTCATTCCTAACCCCATGTGCATGGCCATCCCGTTCTACCTCGGCGGCTACTTCGCCATCGACATGTGCGTGGGGAGCTTGATTCTCTTCCTCTGGCGGCGGGCCAACAAGCAGAAAGCCAAAGACTTCGCCCCCGCCGTCGCGTCGGGGCTCGTCTGCGGCGAGTCGTTGTGGGGAATTCCGGCAGCTATACTGGCTTTAGCGGGTGCCAAGGCCCCGCTATGCATGAAGTTCGTTAAATCTTAA